In Gadus chalcogrammus isolate NIFS_2021 chromosome 13, NIFS_Gcha_1.0, whole genome shotgun sequence, the genomic stretch gtctgtctgtctgtctgtctgtctgtctgtctgtctgtctgtctgtctgtctgtctgtctgtctgtctgtctgtctgtctgtctgtctgtgtgtgtgtgtgtgtgtgtctgtgtaagtttgtaagtgtgtgtgtgtgtcggtcaaAGTCTGTTTTGGAAGTATGGGTGGAGGTAGGCATGGAGAGACACATATTCGGTCAACTCTGGGTACATGGTATTTCATACATCTCAAAccttgtacaaaaaaaaataacgtttCCCAGTGCTTTCTTGGGGTTCGTGGTTTTATTGTCAAAGCCAGGTGAGCGCTGAGAGCTGCGAAAAAGCTCCTTGGGCGAGACCACAGTAACCAAACCCATTTACTCTATCCTGGTTCAAATGCCGTCATGCTCTGTGTATTTCAAACCTGCTTATGTTCAAAAACCAcagctcctccctctgcctgccCGGGCTGACGGTTTTACTCAAAAGGGGAACGACGTCTGTCTGCGACTGACCAGAAGGCCCAGAAACCTGCCTTCAGGCGGAAGGTGTCCCTCCAACGCTGTCTCCATGACAGCAGACACAACAGCACCACCGGAGTCTATCCAGCCCTGGCTTAACATCCACCAAATATCCCTTCTAAGCCCCAAGGCTGTTCAGCGTCCATGGCCTCATCTCCCACCCTCACTACCCCTCCGTCGCCCCTGTGCTGACACCAGAGCTCCCCCTGCTGTCCAAAGGGTGGAAGGACACGTGTGGGTCAGCCTCGGTGGAATAAGGGCAGGTTTTAACACCACCTCGTCACTGACGCCATCTGTTGTTATTGCACCTCCCCCCAGCGGGGGGGTCCTCATaacatcacccccaccctccgtcCGGGGCATATGCTACGCCTCACCTCGCCAGATCCACGAGGCGCGGAGGCGCATTTACATAATGTTGCAGGTCAGCTAACaaagtgtatgtgtgcctgtttatatgtgtgtgtgtgtgtgtgtgtgtgtgtgtgtgtgcgtgcatgtgtttttgtgggtgtgttagtgtgtgtgtgtgcgtgcgtgtgtttttgtgtttgtgttagtgtgtgtgtgtttgtgtgcgtggcttgcgtgcgtgcgcatgtgtgtgtgcgtatgtttttgtgtgtgtatgtttttgtgtgcgcatgtttgtgtgtgtgtgtgtgtgtgtgtgtgtgtgcgtatgtttttgtgtgtgcgtatgtttttgtgtgtgcgtatgtttgtgtgtgtgtgtgcgcgtggggcACCTGCATGTGCTTCTTGTCCGCCTCCAGGGCCTGCAGGGCCCGCTCCAGCTCCTTGGCTCGGTCGGCGAGGGcccgcctctccctctccccccgccgccccgcctcctcctgctgccgcAGCAGGGTCTGGGCGGAGCTCAGACGGCCGTCCGCCGTCCGCCGCCCTGGAGCCGCACGGGGAGACGCTCCGTAtcgtcatcctcatcatcctcatccccatctttatcatcctcatccccgtcattatcatcattatccacatcatcttcttcatcatcatcatcctcattaccccgtcatcatcatcatcctcatccccgTCATTATCCTCCCCATCATCATATCATCCTTATCTTCATCATCCCCATTCTCATCACTatcctcatcatcttcttcatcctccAATCTTCAtcaacctcctcctcgtcatcctcAACATCCTcatctcatcctcatcatccccaTTCTTTTTTAGACATATAATACAGTGTTGATAATGTGTTTGGGTCGCATGTTTGTTGCCGAGGAACAGAGATGATAAGGATTAAATAGTTTTTGAGTTGCTTCAATgtgtttcaataaaaaaaatagaaatagcACTCTGATTGTTACGTTGTTGCAGAGTGCTAAATGGTCAAATAGTCCCACCTTTAAATCATGCATGACACTGTCGCTCTCCAATGTATTAAAACAACACCAAACAAAACAGTCACACCAGTAGAATTATCATAGCATTATAGGTCACACCTGTCCCAGTGATGCGCTGTGCGGACGTACCTTCTTGGCACTCCTGCAGGGTGCTCTGCAGCTGGGCGAGTTGTCTCTGGGCCCCGTCTCTGTCCCCGAccgcctgctccacctccctctgcaGGGCCCCCAGCTGGCCCTGGGCCTCGTCCTGGGGGCCACACACAGGAGCAGACACCTTTAGAACCGTAGATCCTAGCATTGTTGTATACAGCCAATGGGTAAACCGAACAATCGTTAGTGCTTTGCactcggttctatgaacatccttactgtaccgacagcgatatatattgtttctcgttggataaaagcgtctgctaaatgccctgtatgtaaatgttaatgtagtATTATGGTGACGGCTTAATATAGAGCCTGGGGAGGACAACGGACTGCAAGGGGTGGAGTTACGTTGTGTTTCCTGCTCCAGATGTTAAACCAAAGAAGGGCTGTTTGGGTGAGTGGATGATCGGCTGTTACCCGTTCCCTCTGCGCCTCGCGGAGCTCCTGGAGGAAGTCTCTGAGACGGCCTCGGAGGGTCTCGGGGTCCAGCTCCGGCAGGGGGAcggccagggggggggcggccaGGGGGGAGTCCCCCCCTTGAGGGGAGATGGGGACCACGCCAAGCGTGTTGTCAGGGGTCAGCTCTGTGGACGTCAAGAAACAACAACACGTTACGCAATATCATCACAGGCATACGACGATGACAAACAtcctttataaaaaaaacatacaaattaaataacgtgacactTTTCCCGGACTTAaataagttaataataataatggcggCAACATcgtttgtgtgtgagccttctgacccctgacctttgcGCGGGGACAGCGAGGAGCGCAGCGGCGACACGCTGGAGTTGCGGGAGATGGTGCTGGAGCCCGGAGAGCTCCCGCCAGGGCTcctacccctccctcctcctcctcctcctcctcctcctcctcctcctccgctgacCCGCCTCCCCGCGCCGATGCCCAGCGTCCGGGTCAGCGCCGACTGCAGGCTGCCCAGGCGGAACTCCAGGTCCCGGCGGCCGGCCTCGGCCCGGGTCAGCTCGGCCTCCGTGGCGGCCAGCCGGCCCTGGGCCTCGCTTAGCTGGAGGCCCGCCTGGCTGGCGCTCTCCTGGGCCGCCTGGGCGCGCAGGCACAGGTTGCGGGCCTCGTCCTGGAGCTTCTTCTCGCAGCCGCGCGCCTCCTGCAGCTGGGCCGTCAGCTCCCGCTCGCAGCCCCGCCAGCCTGACTCAGAGTCCAGCGCGCGCCGCTGCACCGccgagagctggggggggggggggacgacgacgacgacgacgacgacccgGGAGACACAGGACGGGGGGAGGAATACAGGCTTAGGTAGGAACGGTGTTATGCTTCTTAATCAGGGGGATGGTGGAGCAAAGGGGTTCTCAAAATGTTTCTACTAGTGTACCCCCTCTAAGATTTTAACTCTCTTCACCAGAATGAAAACAACAACTTATATAGTCTAGCAACTTTTTAAGAATGGTAAGTTATTATTTTTACCCCCTGCAGTTTGGAACAATACGGTACCATTTGAGAACCTAATAGCTAGaccatttgagaaccactggtctagctATTAGGGTGTTTAATACTGggtgtccacagtctacctgtcgGCAGGCCTAACTCTCCCCATCAATGGCATCATGCATGATGCAGGATGCATCTAAGGACATTCGTTGTGAGCTGCCTTGGATAAAAAGTGTCCACCGAATTGACTGTATGCAACCACATgtcatctgaatttattttagGTCACATATAGCCGCGGTGCatctggagaacacacacctCTTTCTTCAGTGAGTTCCTGGCGCTTTCGGCTTCGGAAAGCTTCTGCTTGAGGAGGAAGTTCTCCTTCCCGCGCTCCTcgtccctctgctcctccagtgACAGGCGGGACTGGAGCTCGTtcacctccttcaccctctGCTCACGCTCCCCGTCCAGCACCTTCACCTGGACCGACACACAGCGTTTACAACCACTCTGTGGAGGGCTGACGATAAGGCAGGTCGGGATGAGGCAGGACCCTGGCTCATAAATGCTGCATCATGCATCAAGTGTGGTGATATATGATGTATGACAATATATTATGAATACATGATgaatacaaatatattgtatagcATTGATTtagcattattatatatatatatatatatagagacacacacagacacaaagagagacacacagagagagagagagagagagagagagagagagagagagagagagagagagagagagagagagagagagaggagagagagagagagagagaggagagagagagagagagagagagagagagagagatgagagagagaggagaggagagagagagagagaggagagagagagagagagagagaggagagagagagagagagagagagagagagagagagggaaaacaaaGGTAATATTCAATAATAAGAAGAATGAGGTGCGTCTTTCTGACCCCCAGCCCCTCCTATCCCGGCGGGGGACCGACCTGTCTCCTCTGCTCCTGCAGCTCCCTGCGGGCCTCCAGGCGGGAGCGTTCCACCTCCCGCAGGACGCCGCGCAGGTCGCTGACCTCCAGCTGGGCCGAGGAGAAGCTCTCCTCCAGGACCGTGACGCGCTGGGCCTGCTCCTCGCACTGCCGCTTCACCCTgacaggaacgcacacacacaccaccacgcaCATGaaggcatgtacacacacacacaccaccacaggaaggcatgtacacacacacaccaccacgcaCATGaaggcatgtacacacacacaccaccacgcaCATGGaggcatgtacacacacccaccaccacgcacatgcacacgaaggcacacacacacacaccaccacacacatgcacatgaaggcatgtacacacacatgcacatgcaggaacgcacacacacacacacaaacacacatgcacaggcaggcatgcacacacacattcacacacaggcgcgcacgcaggcaagcacacatgcacgcacacacacacacacacacacacacacacacacacacacacacacacacacacacacacacacacacacacacacacaaacacacaaataaacacaatgcatacgcatacacacacacacacacaaaaacacacacgcgcacaagtGTGTAAATGTTGCTTTAAAGTTAGTAACATGACAGTAACATGTTAGTAAGCTAGTCTCGTAAATCAGGTAAATGGTGTTGTCCTGTACGGCCAGACTCCGGACTCTTCTCACCCGATCCTCTCGCTCTCCGCACCCCTCACAGCTTCCCTCAGCGTGGTATTCGATTGGCTCAGGGTCTCCTTCTCCTTGGTGAGGTCACTTAGGCCGCGTctaagctccgccccctccctccggAGGCCCTCCATCGTGTCGCGTGATTGGCTGAGCTGCCGCTCCGTCTCCAGCAGCTCCCTCTTCACCTGGTCACGACTCTCCTGACTGGTGGACAGAGAGGCTCTCCACTGCTCCAACTGAGAGccacaagacccccccccccacagagttCAGTATGTTGCCATGTTAGGGCTGGGCAATATTAAATTCGGCAGATTGATATCAGAACAACGCTCTTAGAAGAAGTGTCTGTAAAGACACTACATATTCCCTTCTGAGGCTTCATCTACGCAAAATAAATGACTCCACTTCTGATCCGGCACCTGCCCATCATGGCGTGCCCCTGGGCTCGTTGCTTGGTCCCCTGCTCTTTACCATCTACATGCTGCCCCAAAGACATATCGTCCTCAACTTCCACTGCTACGCCAATGACACTCACACAACCTATCGACTGCCTACAGGAACTCAAATCAAATccaagttattattattatcattaaaatCATTCCTCTTCAGTAGAATATCTCCATAATGGAACAGGAAACAGGCGTGACTCCACCCCTTTAGGTTTTTAGTTTCCGGGGACTGCTGGATCCATGATTATGATGCAGTGCTCGGTTGCCAGGTTCGTCAGCTTGTGTTGTTCCCACCTCTTTCAGAGCCGCGTCGGAGCGGGACTGCAGGTCTGCGCGGGCCTCCCCCAGGCTCTGGAGCTGCCGCTCATGGGCACCCCTGGCGTCCTCCAGCTGGGAGCGCAGGTCCTGCAGCTCCCCGGTCAGGACCCCCAAGCGGGcctgggtcacacacacacacacacggtgggaGGGGGGACTTCAAAATGGTGGAAAATGCAAGTTTAATTTTTTCTTCTTGTGATTGTGCTCGATAGTGGTTCTCAGCCTTTCTTGTGCCTTACCCCAAAATTTATATTGTGCAATTATTTTGcacttaatttatttatatctacTCATTTTAAACCATCGGTAATATCAAAACTCCCTCGTAGTTGCTAATCATTAGGCACTGTGCTCAATCAATTGCGATGGCAGATTTCCTAAAATCTCCAAATGTCTTTATCTTTACAAATTTACTCCAAGGATGggaaacaacaaccacaacgacaacaaaaacaacagtgttgtagCATCCCGACGAGTAGAACCCAAGCGCTCCTGGGTTGTGTGACAtcacctgctcctgctccttgtAGAGAGCTGCTTCCCTGCTCGTCCTCTCTGTGTCACGGACAGCCGCTGTCAGCTCAGCCTGCAGGGCGGACACCTTGTCAGCCAGCACCGCCTTCTCCGCCTCCTTCAAGGACAGAGCCTGTCGAGGGAAGAGAAAGGCGTTACACAGAGCCACCGCATCTCCAACAGAGGTCTGCGTCCTGTCTGCTGATTTCAACTTTTCATCGGGCTGTCAGGAAGCTCAACTCTCTCAGCTCTCtaccctcccatcccctctgCCCCCATGAACCCGTAATGTTCCTCATATTTCACATTTCAAACTATTTACTCTTTTAGGTTTATTTTATATACACCGTTTGGTTTTGCCTCACCTTTGAATTATTCCGAATTAATTTGCATTATTGAGAATGgatttattgtaaatattactttttttttattgtaaatattacaCCTGGACCTAATTTATCATTTTCTCCTTATTGCACAGTGTGTCAGAGACAAAACGCAATCTCGGTTCCTCCGTTTGTCTGGCACTTCTTTCGGAATTGTCCATAAAGACCTGCTGTTTCTCCGTCTCGGCCTGCAGCAGGCTCAGGTCCCGGTCGCGCTGCAGGCTCCGGGCCTCGTCCCTCAGcgcctcccgctccctctcggctcggaggagctgctcctcctcctcctgccggtGCGTCCTCAGGAGCTCCTGGCTCTCCGTCTGCAGGCTGTGACGCAGGGCCTCCTGTGGAGCGGCGGAAGGACGCCCATACACGGGCAAGGCGTCAGCTTGCCCGTATATGGGCAACGCTATgggcgacactcatccagaacCGAGTTTAGAGTGACATACTATACCACtaggagtgtgtgagtgtgattagctgttctgaaaatctgcctcttgtGACGTCAAAAGTGGGCATGTCCCCCTAGATGtttgacggatagatgagcatcgtttgctccagtccactgggtaggctggtagactgatccatccagctcacatctaggtggacacgcccacttgtgatgtcagaagaggccgattttcaaaacggcttgtaacggctaatcaccctcacacctggtagtataatatgtcacctttaacgtGGCGGTGAGATTGCGATCTATGAACTGTATCGCTGACCTTCTCCGAGGCCAgtcgctccagctcctcctggtgGTCGGACATGGCGCTGCACAGGGCAGTCTGGGCCTCTCGCTGGGCGGTGCTCAGGGCCAGGGAGAGGGTCTGccgctccctctcactctgggCCAGGGCGGTCTCCCCCTCCGAGCGCACTCGCCTCAGCTCGGCTGGGCATCGGAGAAAGGGGTCACCGATCCCGTTTCAACAAACCAGACTTCATCAATCAAACaacctttatttgtatagcacttttcatTCAAGCAAATGTGCTTaatacaatccccccccccccccccccctcccacgtcTCACCCAGAGGTATAAGATATTCCCAACTGCAAAAACaatccccccctcactctcccaccCATCCGTACTCCATACcttgtgaaaataaataattaaataaatggatTAATAAGTTGTTTACTTAAAAGCCAAACTAAAAAGGTCGGCCTTTGAGTCATCTTAAAAATATCAACGCTCTCTGCGGCCCTCAGGTCGTCCGTCAGGGTGGTGACTCTCCAGTGACACGTCCCGTGTGGCTCCACTGACCTGTCACCGTCTCACAGCGCAGACTGACGTTCTGGTTCTCCGCTTCCAGCTGCTCCCGGCGAGACTCCAGCTgagccagctgctgctgcacctcGAACAGGCTGGTCTCCAGGGCCTCGCGCTCTGACCTGCAGCcgggcacaggcacacacacaggctgctaCCCTGGAGGGGGCCTCACTCACACTCCTTGTGTCGACACCCGAGGGATGTCTTTAAGCTGAGTTAGCCAgccagatagacacacagataataagacacacaaacacacacacacacacacacacacacacacacacacacacacacacacacacacacacacacacacacacacacacacacacacacacacacacacacacacacacacacacacctgaaggcGGTCAGCTCCTCGGACAGCACGGCGTTCTCCCTCTCGGAGGCGGTCAGCTGGACCACCAGGGCGGCCCTCTCGCGGGCCAGGTCTGCCCGGCCGCGGCCCACCTCCACCAGGGCCACCTCCTGTCGCTGGCCCTCCCCTCGGGCCAGGCTGAGCTCGGACCCCAGAGCACTCACCTCGCCACACAGCTAGGGATGGAATGAAGAGATGGAAACAAGATGATAGGATACCCACGGAGGCTAAGCATCTAAAGGATGAAACTTTGGATTTTGATTTCTCCTAACTTCTTGTGATGCTCAAATTCAGGGGATTAATATGTTGGTTAAGTTATATCCATAATtccgataaaaaaaacacaaaactacaAATTATTTACTGCCATTATTTTGACTGAACTACAACGGGTGTCCTTGGCATTAAGCTTCTGTACCGCGGCTACACCGGGTTAACTGTTTGACACATTTCTTCGGAACTAAATCAACCCCATCAGCTGAACCACCGCCGTCATAACCCCTCACCTGGGTGACTTTGTCCTGCAGCTTGAGCCTCTCGGCCCGGAGGCCGTGGAGCTCCGTGTCCACCGACGCCCTGCCGTGCTCCGCGTCCTGCAGGGACCGCTGCAGGACCCCCTGGGTGGAGTCCAGCTCCAGGCGGTCCTGCTCCAGCCGCACCAGCTCGTCGCGCAGGGTCAGCTTCTCCTGCTCCGCCTCCCGCCTCTGGGTCTGCAGCAGAGCCTTGTCCTCCTCCAGCTGAGGGAGCAGAgaaggtacccccccccccgggatcAATCCCTGCTGAGGTCCGCTCTGCGCTACGCATTACCCCCGGACACTTGGACACTGATGATTTCACATTTCTGTCTGGCACTGGACACTTTAGACACTGGATAGGGTATATAATGGTAAGAAGTGGTCTAATAATGTACTGTAAATGTCTACTGAGGTATGTTGAGGTAGTCTCCCTCAACAAGTGTTGATATTGTTGAAAATTACAGTTTGCATTTACATTGCCTTTTCACCctattgtgtttaaatatacaTGATAATAACATACAAATggttttcatatttatttattttatggccTCTACCGTTTCATCCAATTTACAGCAAATCACAACACTTGATCTGATGTGGGGCGGGTTTGACACAGCGTTTTCTGCTCATTGGGTCTCCATCGTACCTGCATGACAAGGTTGTTGAGGTCGGTCTTGTCGTGTGCCAGGCCCTCGTTGATATTGCTCATCTTGGCCAAGGAGTCCCTAAGACCCGCCTCCTCTGACTGGAGCTTGTGTAGCATGAGTGACAGGTCGCCGTACCTGCTCTCGGCCTGCAGAGAACGGATGGATGTCGTTCAGAAGGGGAGGTCTCCGTGTGTAGTGTTGCAGTTTCAATGACAAAAAAAGGATTTGTACCCGGGTCAGGGCCTCCGACGTCTGGgccttctctccctccagcagctgtctctctacctccccctgctggcaggCCTCCCGCACTGTGGACAGCTCGCCCCGCTGGACAGAGGCCCGGCTCTCGCTCTGCTCCAGCTGTCGCTGACTGCAAGGAAATTCAATTCAAACTTTGGAGCAATAACTCTGTATTAAGTAGTGGAAAATAGTGAGCTGGGATTtgctacaatgtgtgtgtgtggccatgcgTGCGCGCCGTGcaggcatttgtgtgtgtgtgtgtgtgtgtgtgtgtgtgtgtgtgtgtgtgtgtgtgtgtgtgtgtgtgtgtgtgtgtgtgtgtgtgtgtgtgtgtgtgtgtgtgtgtgtgtgtgtgtgtgtgtgtgtgtgtgtgtgtgtgtgtgtgtgtgtgtgtgcgtcctcaaaagggacttccatgaGCTAACGTACGTCCTATGGGTCTCTGCCTTGGCCCGGTCCCTCTCCTGAAGggccgcctctctctcctccctctcgtgGTCCCTCTCTCGCTGGGCGGACGCCACAGACAGCTGCAGCTTCTCGTAGTCCATCTGCAGCATGTGTGAGCTGCTCTGGGCCGCCTGGGCCACCAGCTCCAGGTTCCCCTTCCCACTgggggacacacaaacacacacacacacacacacacacacacacacacacacacacacacacacacacacacacacacacacacacacacacacacacacacacacacaaaccaccaccAGTTGAATATAAGGAAGAAGATAGGCAGAGGAACAGACTCATATAATAGAGGAACCTTTTGGTTTTTGTATCCTTCAACCCAGCAACACAAAGCTTCAGCAAGCAGCAGGTAGGAAGCGACAGGTCCAAAGCAGACCAACCAGGTGGCACCTACCTTGCGAGCGCGTCTCTCTCCAGCTTCAGgcggtccctctccctctgcccggtctctctctccctggtcgCCGTGTCTCTCTCGCCCTGCAGGGCCTGGTTCCTCAGCTCCAGGTCCTTCCGTCCGGCCTCGGCGTCGGCCAGCTGCCGGCGGAGCTGCAGGGCCGACGCCTGGGCCGAGGTCAGGCGCCCTCTGGCCTCCTGgggaaccacagacaggaggCCTGGTGAGGGGAGGGCTGCTTAACTGGGTGTTACTGGTTGATGCTGCGGGACTGGGAGTTAATGGATGTTGTCTCATCACATCCGGGGTTGATTAGTTGAATAAATGCATGAGGCAATGATGCTAGAAATCAATCTGCTGGAATGGTGGGTTAAACTATTATAGaggaactgtaaatagtttaGAGAAGCCGGTTCAAAGTGAATCAATGTGTTAGAAATCCTCCATCAACCGTCACTGCACAGAGTTTCCGTACTGTGGGGGCTCTGTTTCATCTTCAAAAGCGACATTAGAGTCCTGTGATGAGGCTGAGGGCGTTGGATCAGCGCGCTGCGAACAATAGAAGAGCCACAcacaggtgcccccccccccccccccctgcagagaCAAAGGGACCCGGGCCGGGCCTGCTACCTGCAGCTGGAGCTGTCTGCTGGCCGCGGCGGAGCGCAGGGCAGACAGGCCGGCCTCTGGGAGCAGGGtcatggaggtgggggtggtggaggtggtggtggtggcggtgcggGACGGAGAGGAGGTGCGGCGAGGGGACATGGAGCGGAGAACAGAGGATCCACGGAGCAGAGACAGC encodes the following:
- the LOC130402133 gene encoding rootletin-like → MSSVMSLQEENRVLQAELGRVEDLLANSRADRDELAIKYGAISERLEQALCLDTGDAGSESGSVAQQNVDLRRRLDDEQAAYKRKLAAYQEGQQRQAQLVQKLQAKVLQYKRKCGDLEHALQERSAELEQHSSRDNGSGQHEDDSGGNLEDALIRLEEEHQRSSSLSSVNAMLREQLEQAGLANEALSQDIRRLTADWTKAREELDQKETDWRREEESFHSYFNSEHSRLLLLWRQVVGFRRHVCELKSNTERDLSDMRNELARASQATQTSCAGLSSTLHRRQDSAALALERDATLRDQLELQLGERLAEFTGLQTRTEQLNIRFSDSVRERERLKAQVEEKERELAALSRRLEEQLGHSEADMQTMRAQTEALVDTLRDIAQSILSEGESSSEADQDNSGEILLSLLRGSSVLRSMSPRRTSSPSRTATTTTSTTPTSMTLLPEAGLSALRSAAASRQLQLQEARGRLTSAQASALQLRRQLADAEAGRKDLELRNQALQGERDTATRERETGQRERDRLKLERDALASGKGNLELVAQAAQSSSHMLQMDYEKLQLSVASAQRERDHEREEREAALQERDRAKAETHRTQRQLEQSESRASVQRGELSTVREACQQGEVERQLLEGEKAQTSEALTRAESRYGDLSLMLHKLQSEEAGLRDSLAKMSNINEGLAHDKTDLNNLVMQLEEDKALLQTQRREAEQEKLTLRDELVRLEQDRLELDSTQGVLQRSLQDAEHGRASVDTELHGLRAERLKLQDKVTQLCGEVSALGSELSLARGEGQRQEVALVEVGRGRADLARERAALVVQLTASERENAVLSEELTAFRSEREALETSLFEVQQQLAQLESRREQLEAENQNVSLRCETVTAELRRVRSEGETALAQSERERQTLSLALSTAQREAQTALCSAMSDHQEELERLASEKEALRHSLQTESQELLRTHRQEEEEQLLRAEREREALRDEARSLQRDRDLSLLQAETEKQQALSLKEAEKAVLADKVSALQAELTAAVRDTERTSREAALYKEQEQARLGVLTGELQDLRSQLEDARGAHERQLQSLGEARADLQSRSDAALKELEQWRASLSTSQESRDQVKRELLETERQLSQSRDTMEGLRREGAELRRGLSDLTKEKETLSQSNTTLREAVRGAESERIGVKRQCEEQAQRVTVLEESFSSAQLEVSDLRGVLREVERSRLEARRELQEQRRQVKVLDGEREQRVKEVNELQSRLSLEEQRDEERGKENFLLKQKLSEAESARNSLKKELSAVQRRALDSESGWRGCERELTAQLQEARGCEKKLQDEARNLCLRAQAAQESASQAGLQLSEAQGRLAATEAELTRAEAGRRDLEFRLGSLQSALTRTLGIGAGRRVSGGGGGGGGGGGGGRGRSPGGSSPGSSTISRNSSVSPLRSSLSPRKELTPDNTLGVVPISPQGGDSPLAAPPLAVPLPELDPETLRGRLRDFLQELREAQRERDEAQGQLGALQREVEQAVGDRDGAQRQLAQLQSTLQECQEGRRTADGRLSSAQTLLRQQEEAGRRGERERRALADRAKELERALQALEADKKHMQDQLSKQRAAEVRVEAERRRLREALEAAEARAARLELGRRSLEGELQRLRLSLADQEAGGQGRQEQQDALVQQVAEADCRVASLQREVERLNQALLKVQEGEGLLKERNQSLSQSLQEVSVSHSATQGRLVTLQKSLSTSEQEKRQLQERVDEARVSLAEGRRSLASLGELTESLKSELSQSELRRELLETELATTQEALRQRTAGLAEAQRGAQAALTERTAAEERLRALQRAVAMLETEKRDAERQAVRLEKDKNALRCTLDKVERQKLKTEEGRMRLSAEKSRLDRSLSSIEEELQAAQQQVLLLQTQLSETEPAPGVCEGCERQQAEADRLRTSYREVERALAVRERAHRHRVKGLEEQVATLKEQLQQEMKTRQPGLSSVSGGR